A window of the Oryzias melastigma strain HK-1 linkage group LG11, ASM292280v2, whole genome shotgun sequence genome harbors these coding sequences:
- the sgce gene encoding epsilon-sarcoglycan isoform X5 yields the protein MTAAAVAVWLGTVVTILSRSHGDRNVYPSAGVLFVHVLEREHFKGEFPPYPKSGDASNDPITFNTNLMGYPDRPGWLRYIQRTPYGDGVLYGSPTAEHVGRPTVIEITAYNRRTFETARHNLVINIMATEEFPLPYQAEFYIKNMNVEEMLASEVLGDFLGAVKNVWQPERLNAINITSALDRGGRVPLPINNLKEGVYVMVGADVPFSSCLREVESPHNQLRCSQEMEPVISCDKKFRAQFHIDWCKISLVDINKVVPVYITRPDPGTGILPDFGEYNPPSESLKSRDYFSDFLVTMAIPSAVALVLFFILGYIMCCRREGVEKRNMQTSDIQLVHHSAIQKSTKELRSMSKNREISWPLSTLPVFNPVSGEVVPPIHPDNYETTSMPLMQTQSNLQNQITIPQPRPSGDNYVMSTFRRLEVNGIPEERKVAEALNL from the exons ATGACTGCTGCAGCTGTCGCGGTTTGGCTCGGAACGG tggtAACCATCTTATCGAGGTCCCATGGAGACCGGAATGTGTACCCGTCTGCTGGAGTACTGTTTGTCCATGTTCTGGAGCGGGAGCACTTCAAAGGAGAGTTTCCCCCTTACCCCAAATCAG GCGATGCCAGCAATGACCCCATCACTTTCAACACCAACCTGATGGGGTACCCGGATAGGCCTGGGTGGCTGCGCTACATCCAAAGGACTCCATACGGTGATGGCGTTCTCTACGGTTCTCCCACTGCTGAGCATGTTGGCCGGCCCACTGTCATAGAG ATTACTGCTTATAACAGGCGCACGTTTGAGACCGCACGCCACAACTTGGTCATAAACATCATGGCAACAGAAG AGTTCCCTCTGCCTTACCAAGCTGAGTTTTACATCAAGAACATGAACGTGGAGGAGATGCTGGCCAGCGAGGTGCTCGGAGACTTCCTGGGCGCAGTGAAGAACGTATGGCAGCCCGAGCGACTCAACGCCATCAACATTACCTCCGCCCTGGACCGCGGTGGCCGCGTACCCCTTCCCATCAACAATTTGAAGGAAGG CGTTTACGTGATGGTCGGCGCCGACGTTCCCTTCTCTTCGTGCCTGAGGGAGGTGGAAAGCCCGCATAACCAGCTGCGCTGCAGTCAGGAGATGGAACCTGTCATCAGCTGCGACAAGAAATTCAGAGCTCAGTTTCACATCGACTGGTGTAAAATCTCCCTG gttgacATCAACAAAGTAGTCCCGGTCTACATTACCCGCCCTGACCCCGGTACGGGGATCCTGCCCGACTTTGGGGAGTACAACCCCCCATCCGAGTCCCTGAAAAGCAGGGACTACTTTTCCGACTTCCTCGTCACCATGGCGATTCCCTCAGCTGTGGCGTTAGTCCTCTTCTTTATCCTTGGCTACATTATGTGCTGCAGGCGGGAAGGGGT ggaaaaaagaaacatgcaaACATCTGA CATCCAGCTGGTTCATCACAGTGCCATCCAGAAGTCCACGAAGGAGCTGCGGAGCATGTCCAAGAACCGCGAGATCTCCTGGCCCCTCTCCACCCTGCCCGTCTTCAACCCGGTCAGCGGCGAGGTGGTGCCACCCATCCACCCGGACAACTACGAGACCACCAGCATGCCGCTGATGCAGACGCAGTC GAATCTGCAAAACCAGATAACCATACCACAGCCACGGCCATCAG GAGATAACTATGTCATGTCAACGTTTCGGCGGCTGGAG GTAAATGGTATTCCTGAAGAGAGGAAAGTGGCTGAAGCATTAAATCTATGA
- the sgce gene encoding epsilon-sarcoglycan isoform X3, whose translation MTAAAVAVWLGTVYIVHAYDATRSALHERNARLEPAVALRQKTALFKDVVTILSRSHGDRNVYPSAGVLFVHVLEREHFKGEFPPYPKSGDASNDPITFNTNLMGYPDRPGWLRYIQRTPYGDGVLYGSPTAEHVGRPTVIEITAYNRRTFETARHNLVINIMATEEFPLPYQAEFYIKNMNVEEMLASEVLGDFLGAVKNVWQPERLNAINITSALDRGGRVPLPINNLKEGVYVMVGADVPFSSCLREVESPHNQLRCSQEMEPVISCDKKFRAQFHIDWCKISLVDINKVVPVYITRPDPGTGILPDFGEYNPPSESLKSRDYFSDFLVTMAIPSAVALVLFFILGYIMCCRREGVEKRNMQTSDIQLVHHSAIQKSTKELRSMSKNREISWPLSTLPVFNPVSGEVVPPIHPDNYETTSMPLMQTQSNLQNQITIPQPRPSGKWYS comes from the exons ATGACTGCTGCAGCTGTCGCGGTTTGGCTCGGAACGG TTTACATTGTGCATGCCTATGATGCAACACGGAGCGCTTTACATGAGAGAAATGCCCGTTTGGAGCCAGCCGTGGCCTTGAGGCAGAAAACGGCGTTATTTAAAGACG tggtAACCATCTTATCGAGGTCCCATGGAGACCGGAATGTGTACCCGTCTGCTGGAGTACTGTTTGTCCATGTTCTGGAGCGGGAGCACTTCAAAGGAGAGTTTCCCCCTTACCCCAAATCAG GCGATGCCAGCAATGACCCCATCACTTTCAACACCAACCTGATGGGGTACCCGGATAGGCCTGGGTGGCTGCGCTACATCCAAAGGACTCCATACGGTGATGGCGTTCTCTACGGTTCTCCCACTGCTGAGCATGTTGGCCGGCCCACTGTCATAGAG ATTACTGCTTATAACAGGCGCACGTTTGAGACCGCACGCCACAACTTGGTCATAAACATCATGGCAACAGAAG AGTTCCCTCTGCCTTACCAAGCTGAGTTTTACATCAAGAACATGAACGTGGAGGAGATGCTGGCCAGCGAGGTGCTCGGAGACTTCCTGGGCGCAGTGAAGAACGTATGGCAGCCCGAGCGACTCAACGCCATCAACATTACCTCCGCCCTGGACCGCGGTGGCCGCGTACCCCTTCCCATCAACAATTTGAAGGAAGG CGTTTACGTGATGGTCGGCGCCGACGTTCCCTTCTCTTCGTGCCTGAGGGAGGTGGAAAGCCCGCATAACCAGCTGCGCTGCAGTCAGGAGATGGAACCTGTCATCAGCTGCGACAAGAAATTCAGAGCTCAGTTTCACATCGACTGGTGTAAAATCTCCCTG gttgacATCAACAAAGTAGTCCCGGTCTACATTACCCGCCCTGACCCCGGTACGGGGATCCTGCCCGACTTTGGGGAGTACAACCCCCCATCCGAGTCCCTGAAAAGCAGGGACTACTTTTCCGACTTCCTCGTCACCATGGCGATTCCCTCAGCTGTGGCGTTAGTCCTCTTCTTTATCCTTGGCTACATTATGTGCTGCAGGCGGGAAGGGGT ggaaaaaagaaacatgcaaACATCTGA CATCCAGCTGGTTCATCACAGTGCCATCCAGAAGTCCACGAAGGAGCTGCGGAGCATGTCCAAGAACCGCGAGATCTCCTGGCCCCTCTCCACCCTGCCCGTCTTCAACCCGGTCAGCGGCGAGGTGGTGCCACCCATCCACCCGGACAACTACGAGACCACCAGCATGCCGCTGATGCAGACGCAGTC GAATCTGCAAAACCAGATAACCATACCACAGCCACGGCCATCAG GTAAATGGTATTCCTGA
- the sgce gene encoding epsilon-sarcoglycan isoform X1 — translation MTAAAVAVWLGTVYIVHAYDATRSALHERNARLEPAVALRQKTALFKDVVTILSRSHGDRNVYPSAGVLFVHVLEREHFKGEFPPYPKSGDASNDPITFNTNLMGYPDRPGWLRYIQRTPYGDGVLYGSPTAEHVGRPTVIEITAYNRRTFETARHNLVINIMATEEFPLPYQAEFYIKNMNVEEMLASEVLGDFLGAVKNVWQPERLNAINITSALDRGGRVPLPINNLKEGVYVMVGADVPFSSCLREVESPHNQLRCSQEMEPVISCDKKFRAQFHIDWCKISLVDINKVVPVYITRPDPGTGILPDFGEYNPPSESLKSRDYFSDFLVTMAIPSAVALVLFFILGYIMCCRREGVEKRNMQTSDIQLVHHSAIQKSTKELRSMSKNREISWPLSTLPVFNPVSGEVVPPIHPDNYETTSMPLMQTQSNLQNQITIPQPRPSGDNYVMSTFRRLEVNGIPEERKVAEALNL, via the exons ATGACTGCTGCAGCTGTCGCGGTTTGGCTCGGAACGG TTTACATTGTGCATGCCTATGATGCAACACGGAGCGCTTTACATGAGAGAAATGCCCGTTTGGAGCCAGCCGTGGCCTTGAGGCAGAAAACGGCGTTATTTAAAGACG tggtAACCATCTTATCGAGGTCCCATGGAGACCGGAATGTGTACCCGTCTGCTGGAGTACTGTTTGTCCATGTTCTGGAGCGGGAGCACTTCAAAGGAGAGTTTCCCCCTTACCCCAAATCAG GCGATGCCAGCAATGACCCCATCACTTTCAACACCAACCTGATGGGGTACCCGGATAGGCCTGGGTGGCTGCGCTACATCCAAAGGACTCCATACGGTGATGGCGTTCTCTACGGTTCTCCCACTGCTGAGCATGTTGGCCGGCCCACTGTCATAGAG ATTACTGCTTATAACAGGCGCACGTTTGAGACCGCACGCCACAACTTGGTCATAAACATCATGGCAACAGAAG AGTTCCCTCTGCCTTACCAAGCTGAGTTTTACATCAAGAACATGAACGTGGAGGAGATGCTGGCCAGCGAGGTGCTCGGAGACTTCCTGGGCGCAGTGAAGAACGTATGGCAGCCCGAGCGACTCAACGCCATCAACATTACCTCCGCCCTGGACCGCGGTGGCCGCGTACCCCTTCCCATCAACAATTTGAAGGAAGG CGTTTACGTGATGGTCGGCGCCGACGTTCCCTTCTCTTCGTGCCTGAGGGAGGTGGAAAGCCCGCATAACCAGCTGCGCTGCAGTCAGGAGATGGAACCTGTCATCAGCTGCGACAAGAAATTCAGAGCTCAGTTTCACATCGACTGGTGTAAAATCTCCCTG gttgacATCAACAAAGTAGTCCCGGTCTACATTACCCGCCCTGACCCCGGTACGGGGATCCTGCCCGACTTTGGGGAGTACAACCCCCCATCCGAGTCCCTGAAAAGCAGGGACTACTTTTCCGACTTCCTCGTCACCATGGCGATTCCCTCAGCTGTGGCGTTAGTCCTCTTCTTTATCCTTGGCTACATTATGTGCTGCAGGCGGGAAGGGGT ggaaaaaagaaacatgcaaACATCTGA CATCCAGCTGGTTCATCACAGTGCCATCCAGAAGTCCACGAAGGAGCTGCGGAGCATGTCCAAGAACCGCGAGATCTCCTGGCCCCTCTCCACCCTGCCCGTCTTCAACCCGGTCAGCGGCGAGGTGGTGCCACCCATCCACCCGGACAACTACGAGACCACCAGCATGCCGCTGATGCAGACGCAGTC GAATCTGCAAAACCAGATAACCATACCACAGCCACGGCCATCAG GAGATAACTATGTCATGTCAACGTTTCGGCGGCTGGAG GTAAATGGTATTCCTGAAGAGAGGAAAGTGGCTGAAGCATTAAATCTATGA
- the sgce gene encoding epsilon-sarcoglycan isoform X2, translated as MTAAAVAVWLGTVYIVHAYDATRSALHERNARLEPAVALRQKTALFKDVVTILSRSHGDRNVYPSAGVLFVHVLEREHFKGEFPPYPKSGDASNDPITFNTNLMGYPDRPGWLRYIQRTPYGDGVLYGSPTAEHVGRPTVIEITAYNRRTFETARHNLVINIMATEEFPLPYQAEFYIKNMNVEEMLASEVLGDFLGAVKNVWQPERLNAINITSALDRGGRVPLPINNLKEGVYVMVGADVPFSSCLREVESPHNQLRCSQEMEPVISCDKKFRAQFHIDWCKISLVDINKVVPVYITRPDPGTGILPDFGEYNPPSESLKSRDYFSDFLVTMAIPSAVALVLFFILGYIMCCRREGVIQLVHHSAIQKSTKELRSMSKNREISWPLSTLPVFNPVSGEVVPPIHPDNYETTSMPLMQTQSNLQNQITIPQPRPSGDNYVMSTFRRLEVNGIPEERKVAEALNL; from the exons ATGACTGCTGCAGCTGTCGCGGTTTGGCTCGGAACGG TTTACATTGTGCATGCCTATGATGCAACACGGAGCGCTTTACATGAGAGAAATGCCCGTTTGGAGCCAGCCGTGGCCTTGAGGCAGAAAACGGCGTTATTTAAAGACG tggtAACCATCTTATCGAGGTCCCATGGAGACCGGAATGTGTACCCGTCTGCTGGAGTACTGTTTGTCCATGTTCTGGAGCGGGAGCACTTCAAAGGAGAGTTTCCCCCTTACCCCAAATCAG GCGATGCCAGCAATGACCCCATCACTTTCAACACCAACCTGATGGGGTACCCGGATAGGCCTGGGTGGCTGCGCTACATCCAAAGGACTCCATACGGTGATGGCGTTCTCTACGGTTCTCCCACTGCTGAGCATGTTGGCCGGCCCACTGTCATAGAG ATTACTGCTTATAACAGGCGCACGTTTGAGACCGCACGCCACAACTTGGTCATAAACATCATGGCAACAGAAG AGTTCCCTCTGCCTTACCAAGCTGAGTTTTACATCAAGAACATGAACGTGGAGGAGATGCTGGCCAGCGAGGTGCTCGGAGACTTCCTGGGCGCAGTGAAGAACGTATGGCAGCCCGAGCGACTCAACGCCATCAACATTACCTCCGCCCTGGACCGCGGTGGCCGCGTACCCCTTCCCATCAACAATTTGAAGGAAGG CGTTTACGTGATGGTCGGCGCCGACGTTCCCTTCTCTTCGTGCCTGAGGGAGGTGGAAAGCCCGCATAACCAGCTGCGCTGCAGTCAGGAGATGGAACCTGTCATCAGCTGCGACAAGAAATTCAGAGCTCAGTTTCACATCGACTGGTGTAAAATCTCCCTG gttgacATCAACAAAGTAGTCCCGGTCTACATTACCCGCCCTGACCCCGGTACGGGGATCCTGCCCGACTTTGGGGAGTACAACCCCCCATCCGAGTCCCTGAAAAGCAGGGACTACTTTTCCGACTTCCTCGTCACCATGGCGATTCCCTCAGCTGTGGCGTTAGTCCTCTTCTTTATCCTTGGCTACATTATGTGCTGCAGGCGGGAAGGGGT CATCCAGCTGGTTCATCACAGTGCCATCCAGAAGTCCACGAAGGAGCTGCGGAGCATGTCCAAGAACCGCGAGATCTCCTGGCCCCTCTCCACCCTGCCCGTCTTCAACCCGGTCAGCGGCGAGGTGGTGCCACCCATCCACCCGGACAACTACGAGACCACCAGCATGCCGCTGATGCAGACGCAGTC GAATCTGCAAAACCAGATAACCATACCACAGCCACGGCCATCAG GAGATAACTATGTCATGTCAACGTTTCGGCGGCTGGAG GTAAATGGTATTCCTGAAGAGAGGAAAGTGGCTGAAGCATTAAATCTATGA
- the sgce gene encoding epsilon-sarcoglycan isoform X4 — protein sequence MTAAAVAVWLGTVYIVHAYDATRSALHERNARLEPAVALRQKTALFKDVVTILSRSHGDRNVYPSAGVLFVHVLEREHFKGEFPPYPKSGDASNDPITFNTNLMGYPDRPGWLRYIQRTPYGDGVLYGSPTAEHVGRPTVIEITAYNRRTFETARHNLVINIMATEEFPLPYQAEFYIKNMNVEEMLASEVLGDFLGAVKNVWQPERLNAINITSALDRGGRVPLPINNLKEGVYVMVGADVPFSSCLREVESPHNQLRCSQEMEPVISCDKKFRAQFHIDWCKISLVDINKVVPVYITRPDPGTGILPDFGEYNPPSESLKSRDYFSDFLVTMAIPSAVALVLFFILGYIMCCRREGVEKRNMQTSDIQLVHHSAIQKSTKELRSMSKNREISWPLSTLPVFNPVSGEVVPPIHPDNYETTSMPLMQTQSNLQNQITIPQPRPSDG from the exons ATGACTGCTGCAGCTGTCGCGGTTTGGCTCGGAACGG TTTACATTGTGCATGCCTATGATGCAACACGGAGCGCTTTACATGAGAGAAATGCCCGTTTGGAGCCAGCCGTGGCCTTGAGGCAGAAAACGGCGTTATTTAAAGACG tggtAACCATCTTATCGAGGTCCCATGGAGACCGGAATGTGTACCCGTCTGCTGGAGTACTGTTTGTCCATGTTCTGGAGCGGGAGCACTTCAAAGGAGAGTTTCCCCCTTACCCCAAATCAG GCGATGCCAGCAATGACCCCATCACTTTCAACACCAACCTGATGGGGTACCCGGATAGGCCTGGGTGGCTGCGCTACATCCAAAGGACTCCATACGGTGATGGCGTTCTCTACGGTTCTCCCACTGCTGAGCATGTTGGCCGGCCCACTGTCATAGAG ATTACTGCTTATAACAGGCGCACGTTTGAGACCGCACGCCACAACTTGGTCATAAACATCATGGCAACAGAAG AGTTCCCTCTGCCTTACCAAGCTGAGTTTTACATCAAGAACATGAACGTGGAGGAGATGCTGGCCAGCGAGGTGCTCGGAGACTTCCTGGGCGCAGTGAAGAACGTATGGCAGCCCGAGCGACTCAACGCCATCAACATTACCTCCGCCCTGGACCGCGGTGGCCGCGTACCCCTTCCCATCAACAATTTGAAGGAAGG CGTTTACGTGATGGTCGGCGCCGACGTTCCCTTCTCTTCGTGCCTGAGGGAGGTGGAAAGCCCGCATAACCAGCTGCGCTGCAGTCAGGAGATGGAACCTGTCATCAGCTGCGACAAGAAATTCAGAGCTCAGTTTCACATCGACTGGTGTAAAATCTCCCTG gttgacATCAACAAAGTAGTCCCGGTCTACATTACCCGCCCTGACCCCGGTACGGGGATCCTGCCCGACTTTGGGGAGTACAACCCCCCATCCGAGTCCCTGAAAAGCAGGGACTACTTTTCCGACTTCCTCGTCACCATGGCGATTCCCTCAGCTGTGGCGTTAGTCCTCTTCTTTATCCTTGGCTACATTATGTGCTGCAGGCGGGAAGGGGT ggaaaaaagaaacatgcaaACATCTGA CATCCAGCTGGTTCATCACAGTGCCATCCAGAAGTCCACGAAGGAGCTGCGGAGCATGTCCAAGAACCGCGAGATCTCCTGGCCCCTCTCCACCCTGCCCGTCTTCAACCCGGTCAGCGGCGAGGTGGTGCCACCCATCCACCCGGACAACTACGAGACCACCAGCATGCCGCTGATGCAGACGCAGTC GAATCTGCAAAACCAGATAACCATACCACAGCCACGGCCATCAG ACGGCTAA